A genomic window from Bos javanicus breed banteng chromosome 13, ARS-OSU_banteng_1.0, whole genome shotgun sequence includes:
- the SLC4A11 gene encoding solute carrier family 4 member 11 isoform X14, producing the protein MSQNGYFEDAAESESPGGYGLLHTSRKYLKLKNFEEEIRAHRDLDGFLARARIILDETATSLDDVLRAMLSRLAQDPYNTEPDCNLDLLTAMLFTDAGAPMEGKAVHLLSDTIQGVTATVTGVQYQQSWICILCTSKALLRRHVCISRLDRPQNWGENSCEVRFVILVLAPPKMKSTKTATEVGRTFATMMLDITFRQKLLKTRTEEEFKEALVHQRQLLTVMSHCPSISMDYSTSSICIVRHPQPPRQKDFLPMGKGIQEDIARRFPVYPLDFTDGIIGKNKAVGKYITTTLFLYFACLLPTIAFGSLNDENTNGAIDVQKTVAGQGIGGLLYALFSGQPLVVLLTTAPLALYINVIRGICDDYNLDFSTFYAWTGLWNSFFLTLYALFNLSLVMSLFKRSTEEIIALFISITFVLDAIKGTVKIFQKYYYGHDTALFKDEPSLVSLLGLNSSLHTALNTSFLTSPPELTSTGSQDPEPLARDTAVLSLLIMLGTLWLSYTLYQLKKSPYLNPYVRELLSDCALPISVLTFSLISSYGFQEIKMVKFRYSPSNSLFEIAEMHSLSLVAISSAMGLGFLLSMLFFIEQNLVAALANAPQNRLVKGTAYHWDLLLIAIINTGLSLFGLPWIHAAYPHSLLHVRALALVEEHVENGHIYETIVNVKETRLTSLGASILVGFSLLLLPFPLQWIPKPVLYGLFLYLALTSIDGNQLFQRMVLLLKDQTSYPPTHYIRRVPQRKIHYFTGLQVLQLLLLCAFGMSPLLYMKMVFPLIMIAMIPIRYNVLPQIIEAKYLDAMDAEH; encoded by the exons ATGTCGCAGAATGGATACTTTGAGGATGCAG CAGAGAGTGAATCACCTGGCGGCTATGGGCTCCTACACACCTCCCGCAAG TACCTGAAGTTAAAGAACTTTGAGGAAGAGATCCGTGCACACCGGGACTTAGATGGCTTCCTGGCACGGGCCAGAATCATCCTGGACGAAACGGCCACCTCCCTGGATGACGTGCTGCGGGCTATGCTGTCCCGCTTAGCCCAAGACCCCTACAACACGGAGCCAGACTGCAACCTGGACCTGCTCACGGCCATGCTCTTCACTGACGCAGGGGCTCCCATGGAGGGCAAAG CAGTTCACCTGCTGTCGGACACCATCCAAGGGGTCACTGCCACAGTAACGGGGGTACAATACCAGCAGTCATGGATCTGCATCCT cTGTACCTCCAAGGCCCTGCTGAGGCGACACGTGTGCATCAGCCGCCTGGACCGCCCACAGAACTGGGGGGAGAATTCCTGTGAGGTGCGGTTTGTCATCCTGGTGCTGGCCCCACCCAAGATG AAAAGCACCAAGACCGCCACTGAAGTGGGGCGCACATTTGCCACCATGATGTTAGACATCACTTTCCGCCAGAAGCTCCTGAAGACCCGCACAGAGGAGGAATTCAAAGAGGCCCTGGTCCATCAGAGACAGCTGCTCACCGTAATGAGCCACTGTCCGAGTATcagcatggactacagcacaagCTCCATCTGCATCGTCAGACACCCACAG CCCCCAAGGCAGAAGGACTTCCTCCCCATGGGGAAGGGCATCCAGGAGGACATCGCCCGCAGGTTCCCCGTGTACCCTCTGGACTTCACCGACG GCATCATCGGGAAAAACAAGGCTGTGGGCAAATACATCACCACCACCCTGTTCCTCTACTTCGCCTGCCTTCTGCCCACGATTGCTTTTGGGTCCCTCAATGATGAGAACACAAATGGAGCCATCG ACGTGCAGAAGACCGTGGCCGGGCAGGGCATCGGAGGCCTCCTGTACGCGCTCTTCTCTGGGCAGCCACTGGTGGTGCTGCTGACGACCGCGCCCCTGGCCCTCTACATCAACG TGATCCGTGGCATCTGCGATGACTATAATCTGGACTTCAGTACCTTCTATGCGTGGACAGGCCTGTGGAACAGTTTCTTCCTCACGCTTTATGCCCTCTTCAACCTCAGCCTGGTCATGAGTCTTTTCAAGAG GTCAACAGAGGAGATCATTGCCTTGTTCATTTCTATCACGTTCGTCCTAGATGCTATCAAGGGCACAGTCAAAA TCTTCCAGAAGTACTACTATGGCCATGACACTGCACTCTTCAAAGATGAGCCCTCCTTGGTGAGCCTGCTGGGCCTCAACAGTAGcctccacactgccctcaacaccAGCTTTCTGACCAGCCCACCGGAGCTAACTTCAACGGGCAGCCAGGACCCCGAGCCCCTGGCCCGGGATACggctgtgctcagccttcttatcaTGCTGGGCACGCTCTGGCTGAGCTACACCCTCTACCAGTTGAAGAAGAG CCCCTACCTGAACCCCTATGTGCGTGAGCTCCTGTCAGACTGCGCCTTGCCCATTTCGGTGCTTACCTTCTCTCTCATCTCTTCCTACGGCTTCCAGGAGATTAAGA TGGTCAAGTTTCGCTACAGCCCGAGTAACAGCCTGTTCGAGATAGCCGAGATGCACTCGCTATCCCTGGTGGCCATCAGCAGCGCCATGGGCCTCGGCTTCCTCCTCTCCATGCTCTTCTTCATAGAGCAGAACCTGGTGGCTGCCTTGGCCAACGCCCCACAGAACAG GCTGGTGAAGGGCACTGCCTACCACTGGGACCTCCTGCTCATCGCCATCATCAATACTGGGCTGTCTCTGTTTGGGCTGCCCTGGATCCACGCTGCCTACCCCCACTCCCTGCTGCACGTGCGAGCACTGGCTTTGGTGGAGGAGCATGTGGAGAACGGGCACATTTACGAGAC GATTGTGAACGTGAAGGAGACACGGCTGACCTCCCTGGGTGCCAGCATCCTGGTGGGCTtctccctcctgctgctgcccttCCCACTACAGTGGATCCCCAAGCCTGTGCTCTACGGCCTCTTCCTCTACCTCGCGCTCACCTCCATCGACGGCAACCAGCTGTTTCAGCGCATGGTGCTGCTGCTCAAGGACCAG ACGTCATACCCACCCACCCACTACATCCGGAGGGTGCCCCAGAGGAAGATCCACTACTTCACAGGCCTGCAggtcctgcagctgctgctgctctgtgccTTTGGCATGAGCCCACTGCTCTACATGAAGATGGTCTTTCCCCTCATCATGATTGCCATGATCCCCATTCG CTACAACGTGCTGCCCCAAATCATTGAAGCCAAGTACTTGGATGCCATGGATGCTGAACACTGA
- the SLC4A11 gene encoding solute carrier family 4 member 11 isoform X9 — protein MSQNGYFEDAGYLKCDTDDASETREESLRDEAFDTVNSSIVSGESIRFFVNVNLEVQPTQSAESESPGGYGLLHTSRKYLKLKNFEEEIRAHRDLDGFLARARIILDETATSLDDVLRAMLSRLAQDPYNTEPDCNLDLLTAMLFTDAGAPMEGKAVHLLSDTIQGVTATVTGVQYQQSWICILCTSKALLRRHVCISRLDRPQNWGENSCEVRFVILVLAPPKMKSTKTATEVGRTFATMMLDITFRQKLLKTRTEEEFKEALVHQRQLLTVMSHCPSISMDYSTSSICIVRHPQPPRQKDFLPMGKGIQEDIARRFPVYPLDFTDGIIGKNKAVGKYITTTLFLYFACLLPTIAFGSLNDENTNGAIDVQKTVAGQGIGGLLYALFSGQPLVVLLTTAPLALYINVIRGICDDYNLDFSTFYAWTGLWNSFFLTLYALFNLSLVMSLFKRSTEEIIALFISITFVLDAIKGTVKIFQKYYYGHDTALFKDEPSLVSLLGLNSSLHTALNTSFLTSPPELTSTGSQDPEPLARDTAVLSLLIMLGTLWLSYTLYQLKKSPYLNPYVRELLSDCALPISVLTFSLISSYGFQEIKMVKFRYSPSNSLFEIAEMHSLSLVAISSAMGLGFLLSMLFFIEQNLVAALANAPQNRLVKGTAYHWDLLLIAIINTGLSLFGLPWIHAAYPHSLLHVRALALVEEHVENGHIYETIVNVKETRLTSLGASILVGFSLLLLPFPLQWIPKPVLYGLFLYLALTSIDGNQLFQRMVLLLKDQTSYPPTHYIRRVPQRKIHYFTGLQVLQLLLLCAFGMSPLLYMKMVFPLIMIAMIPIRYNVLPQIIEAKYLDAMDAEH, from the exons ATGTCGCAGAATGGATACTTTGAGGATGCAG GCTACCTCAAGTGTGACACAGATGATGCCTCTGAAACCCGTGAGGAGAGCCTGAGAGATGAGGCCTTCGACACGGTCAACTCCTCCATTGTGTCTGGCGAAAGCATCCGCTTTTTTGTCAACGTCAACCTCGAGGTGCAGCCTACCCAGTCTG CAGAGAGTGAATCACCTGGCGGCTATGGGCTCCTACACACCTCCCGCAAG TACCTGAAGTTAAAGAACTTTGAGGAAGAGATCCGTGCACACCGGGACTTAGATGGCTTCCTGGCACGGGCCAGAATCATCCTGGACGAAACGGCCACCTCCCTGGATGACGTGCTGCGGGCTATGCTGTCCCGCTTAGCCCAAGACCCCTACAACACGGAGCCAGACTGCAACCTGGACCTGCTCACGGCCATGCTCTTCACTGACGCAGGGGCTCCCATGGAGGGCAAAG CAGTTCACCTGCTGTCGGACACCATCCAAGGGGTCACTGCCACAGTAACGGGGGTACAATACCAGCAGTCATGGATCTGCATCCT cTGTACCTCCAAGGCCCTGCTGAGGCGACACGTGTGCATCAGCCGCCTGGACCGCCCACAGAACTGGGGGGAGAATTCCTGTGAGGTGCGGTTTGTCATCCTGGTGCTGGCCCCACCCAAGATG AAAAGCACCAAGACCGCCACTGAAGTGGGGCGCACATTTGCCACCATGATGTTAGACATCACTTTCCGCCAGAAGCTCCTGAAGACCCGCACAGAGGAGGAATTCAAAGAGGCCCTGGTCCATCAGAGACAGCTGCTCACCGTAATGAGCCACTGTCCGAGTATcagcatggactacagcacaagCTCCATCTGCATCGTCAGACACCCACAG CCCCCAAGGCAGAAGGACTTCCTCCCCATGGGGAAGGGCATCCAGGAGGACATCGCCCGCAGGTTCCCCGTGTACCCTCTGGACTTCACCGACG GCATCATCGGGAAAAACAAGGCTGTGGGCAAATACATCACCACCACCCTGTTCCTCTACTTCGCCTGCCTTCTGCCCACGATTGCTTTTGGGTCCCTCAATGATGAGAACACAAATGGAGCCATCG ACGTGCAGAAGACCGTGGCCGGGCAGGGCATCGGAGGCCTCCTGTACGCGCTCTTCTCTGGGCAGCCACTGGTGGTGCTGCTGACGACCGCGCCCCTGGCCCTCTACATCAACG TGATCCGTGGCATCTGCGATGACTATAATCTGGACTTCAGTACCTTCTATGCGTGGACAGGCCTGTGGAACAGTTTCTTCCTCACGCTTTATGCCCTCTTCAACCTCAGCCTGGTCATGAGTCTTTTCAAGAG GTCAACAGAGGAGATCATTGCCTTGTTCATTTCTATCACGTTCGTCCTAGATGCTATCAAGGGCACAGTCAAAA TCTTCCAGAAGTACTACTATGGCCATGACACTGCACTCTTCAAAGATGAGCCCTCCTTGGTGAGCCTGCTGGGCCTCAACAGTAGcctccacactgccctcaacaccAGCTTTCTGACCAGCCCACCGGAGCTAACTTCAACGGGCAGCCAGGACCCCGAGCCCCTGGCCCGGGATACggctgtgctcagccttcttatcaTGCTGGGCACGCTCTGGCTGAGCTACACCCTCTACCAGTTGAAGAAGAG CCCCTACCTGAACCCCTATGTGCGTGAGCTCCTGTCAGACTGCGCCTTGCCCATTTCGGTGCTTACCTTCTCTCTCATCTCTTCCTACGGCTTCCAGGAGATTAAGA TGGTCAAGTTTCGCTACAGCCCGAGTAACAGCCTGTTCGAGATAGCCGAGATGCACTCGCTATCCCTGGTGGCCATCAGCAGCGCCATGGGCCTCGGCTTCCTCCTCTCCATGCTCTTCTTCATAGAGCAGAACCTGGTGGCTGCCTTGGCCAACGCCCCACAGAACAG GCTGGTGAAGGGCACTGCCTACCACTGGGACCTCCTGCTCATCGCCATCATCAATACTGGGCTGTCTCTGTTTGGGCTGCCCTGGATCCACGCTGCCTACCCCCACTCCCTGCTGCACGTGCGAGCACTGGCTTTGGTGGAGGAGCATGTGGAGAACGGGCACATTTACGAGAC GATTGTGAACGTGAAGGAGACACGGCTGACCTCCCTGGGTGCCAGCATCCTGGTGGGCTtctccctcctgctgctgcccttCCCACTACAGTGGATCCCCAAGCCTGTGCTCTACGGCCTCTTCCTCTACCTCGCGCTCACCTCCATCGACGGCAACCAGCTGTTTCAGCGCATGGTGCTGCTGCTCAAGGACCAG ACGTCATACCCACCCACCCACTACATCCGGAGGGTGCCCCAGAGGAAGATCCACTACTTCACAGGCCTGCAggtcctgcagctgctgctgctctgtgccTTTGGCATGAGCCCACTGCTCTACATGAAGATGGTCTTTCCCCTCATCATGATTGCCATGATCCCCATTCG CTACAACGTGCTGCCCCAAATCATTGAAGCCAAGTACTTGGATGCCATGGATGCTGAACACTGA
- the SLC4A11 gene encoding solute carrier family 4 member 11 isoform X12, protein MSQNGYFEDADDASETREESLRDEAFDTVNSSIVSGESIRFFVNVNLEVQPTQSAESESPGGYGLLHTSRKYLKLKNFEEEIRAHRDLDGFLARARIILDETATSLDDVLRAMLSRLAQDPYNTEPDCNLDLLTAMLFTDAGAPMEGKAVHLLSDTIQGVTATVTGVQYQQSWICILCTSKALLRRHVCISRLDRPQNWGENSCEVRFVILVLAPPKMKSTKTATEVGRTFATMMLDITFRQKLLKTRTEEEFKEALVHQRQLLTVMSHCPSISMDYSTSSICIVRHPQPPRQKDFLPMGKGIQEDIARRFPVYPLDFTDGIIGKNKAVGKYITTTLFLYFACLLPTIAFGSLNDENTNGAIDVQKTVAGQGIGGLLYALFSGQPLVVLLTTAPLALYINVIRGICDDYNLDFSTFYAWTGLWNSFFLTLYALFNLSLVMSLFKRSTEEIIALFISITFVLDAIKGTVKIFQKYYYGHDTALFKDEPSLVSLLGLNSSLHTALNTSFLTSPPELTSTGSQDPEPLARDTAVLSLLIMLGTLWLSYTLYQLKKSPYLNPYVRELLSDCALPISVLTFSLISSYGFQEIKMVKFRYSPSNSLFEIAEMHSLSLVAISSAMGLGFLLSMLFFIEQNLVAALANAPQNRLVKGTAYHWDLLLIAIINTGLSLFGLPWIHAAYPHSLLHVRALALVEEHVENGHIYETIVNVKETRLTSLGASILVGFSLLLLPFPLQWIPKPVLYGLFLYLALTSIDGNQLFQRMVLLLKDQTSYPPTHYIRRVPQRKIHYFTGLQVLQLLLLCAFGMSPLLYMKMVFPLIMIAMIPIRYNVLPQIIEAKYLDAMDAEH, encoded by the exons ATGTCGCAGAATGGATACTTTGAGGATGCAG ATGATGCCTCTGAAACCCGTGAGGAGAGCCTGAGAGATGAGGCCTTCGACACGGTCAACTCCTCCATTGTGTCTGGCGAAAGCATCCGCTTTTTTGTCAACGTCAACCTCGAGGTGCAGCCTACCCAGTCTG CAGAGAGTGAATCACCTGGCGGCTATGGGCTCCTACACACCTCCCGCAAG TACCTGAAGTTAAAGAACTTTGAGGAAGAGATCCGTGCACACCGGGACTTAGATGGCTTCCTGGCACGGGCCAGAATCATCCTGGACGAAACGGCCACCTCCCTGGATGACGTGCTGCGGGCTATGCTGTCCCGCTTAGCCCAAGACCCCTACAACACGGAGCCAGACTGCAACCTGGACCTGCTCACGGCCATGCTCTTCACTGACGCAGGGGCTCCCATGGAGGGCAAAG CAGTTCACCTGCTGTCGGACACCATCCAAGGGGTCACTGCCACAGTAACGGGGGTACAATACCAGCAGTCATGGATCTGCATCCT cTGTACCTCCAAGGCCCTGCTGAGGCGACACGTGTGCATCAGCCGCCTGGACCGCCCACAGAACTGGGGGGAGAATTCCTGTGAGGTGCGGTTTGTCATCCTGGTGCTGGCCCCACCCAAGATG AAAAGCACCAAGACCGCCACTGAAGTGGGGCGCACATTTGCCACCATGATGTTAGACATCACTTTCCGCCAGAAGCTCCTGAAGACCCGCACAGAGGAGGAATTCAAAGAGGCCCTGGTCCATCAGAGACAGCTGCTCACCGTAATGAGCCACTGTCCGAGTATcagcatggactacagcacaagCTCCATCTGCATCGTCAGACACCCACAG CCCCCAAGGCAGAAGGACTTCCTCCCCATGGGGAAGGGCATCCAGGAGGACATCGCCCGCAGGTTCCCCGTGTACCCTCTGGACTTCACCGACG GCATCATCGGGAAAAACAAGGCTGTGGGCAAATACATCACCACCACCCTGTTCCTCTACTTCGCCTGCCTTCTGCCCACGATTGCTTTTGGGTCCCTCAATGATGAGAACACAAATGGAGCCATCG ACGTGCAGAAGACCGTGGCCGGGCAGGGCATCGGAGGCCTCCTGTACGCGCTCTTCTCTGGGCAGCCACTGGTGGTGCTGCTGACGACCGCGCCCCTGGCCCTCTACATCAACG TGATCCGTGGCATCTGCGATGACTATAATCTGGACTTCAGTACCTTCTATGCGTGGACAGGCCTGTGGAACAGTTTCTTCCTCACGCTTTATGCCCTCTTCAACCTCAGCCTGGTCATGAGTCTTTTCAAGAG GTCAACAGAGGAGATCATTGCCTTGTTCATTTCTATCACGTTCGTCCTAGATGCTATCAAGGGCACAGTCAAAA TCTTCCAGAAGTACTACTATGGCCATGACACTGCACTCTTCAAAGATGAGCCCTCCTTGGTGAGCCTGCTGGGCCTCAACAGTAGcctccacactgccctcaacaccAGCTTTCTGACCAGCCCACCGGAGCTAACTTCAACGGGCAGCCAGGACCCCGAGCCCCTGGCCCGGGATACggctgtgctcagccttcttatcaTGCTGGGCACGCTCTGGCTGAGCTACACCCTCTACCAGTTGAAGAAGAG CCCCTACCTGAACCCCTATGTGCGTGAGCTCCTGTCAGACTGCGCCTTGCCCATTTCGGTGCTTACCTTCTCTCTCATCTCTTCCTACGGCTTCCAGGAGATTAAGA TGGTCAAGTTTCGCTACAGCCCGAGTAACAGCCTGTTCGAGATAGCCGAGATGCACTCGCTATCCCTGGTGGCCATCAGCAGCGCCATGGGCCTCGGCTTCCTCCTCTCCATGCTCTTCTTCATAGAGCAGAACCTGGTGGCTGCCTTGGCCAACGCCCCACAGAACAG GCTGGTGAAGGGCACTGCCTACCACTGGGACCTCCTGCTCATCGCCATCATCAATACTGGGCTGTCTCTGTTTGGGCTGCCCTGGATCCACGCTGCCTACCCCCACTCCCTGCTGCACGTGCGAGCACTGGCTTTGGTGGAGGAGCATGTGGAGAACGGGCACATTTACGAGAC GATTGTGAACGTGAAGGAGACACGGCTGACCTCCCTGGGTGCCAGCATCCTGGTGGGCTtctccctcctgctgctgcccttCCCACTACAGTGGATCCCCAAGCCTGTGCTCTACGGCCTCTTCCTCTACCTCGCGCTCACCTCCATCGACGGCAACCAGCTGTTTCAGCGCATGGTGCTGCTGCTCAAGGACCAG ACGTCATACCCACCCACCCACTACATCCGGAGGGTGCCCCAGAGGAAGATCCACTACTTCACAGGCCTGCAggtcctgcagctgctgctgctctgtgccTTTGGCATGAGCCCACTGCTCTACATGAAGATGGTCTTTCCCCTCATCATGATTGCCATGATCCCCATTCG CTACAACGTGCTGCCCCAAATCATTGAAGCCAAGTACTTGGATGCCATGGATGCTGAACACTGA
- the SLC4A11 gene encoding solute carrier family 4 member 11 isoform X11: MSQNGYFEDAGYLKCDTDDASETREESLRDEAFDTVNSSIVSGESIRFFVNVNLEVQPTQSESESPGGYGLLHTSRKYLKLKNFEEEIRAHRDLDGFLARARIILDETATSLDDVLRAMLSRLAQDPYNTEPDCNLDLLTAMLFTDAGAPMEGKVHLLSDTIQGVTATVTGVQYQQSWICILCTSKALLRRHVCISRLDRPQNWGENSCEVRFVILVLAPPKMKSTKTATEVGRTFATMMLDITFRQKLLKTRTEEEFKEALVHQRQLLTVMSHCPSISMDYSTSSICIVRHPQPPRQKDFLPMGKGIQEDIARRFPVYPLDFTDGIIGKNKAVGKYITTTLFLYFACLLPTIAFGSLNDENTNGAIDVQKTVAGQGIGGLLYALFSGQPLVVLLTTAPLALYINVIRGICDDYNLDFSTFYAWTGLWNSFFLTLYALFNLSLVMSLFKRSTEEIIALFISITFVLDAIKGTVKIFQKYYYGHDTALFKDEPSLVSLLGLNSSLHTALNTSFLTSPPELTSTGSQDPEPLARDTAVLSLLIMLGTLWLSYTLYQLKKSPYLNPYVRELLSDCALPISVLTFSLISSYGFQEIKMVKFRYSPSNSLFEIAEMHSLSLVAISSAMGLGFLLSMLFFIEQNLVAALANAPQNRLVKGTAYHWDLLLIAIINTGLSLFGLPWIHAAYPHSLLHVRALALVEEHVENGHIYETIVNVKETRLTSLGASILVGFSLLLLPFPLQWIPKPVLYGLFLYLALTSIDGNQLFQRMVLLLKDQTSYPPTHYIRRVPQRKIHYFTGLQVLQLLLLCAFGMSPLLYMKMVFPLIMIAMIPIRYNVLPQIIEAKYLDAMDAEH; encoded by the exons ATGTCGCAGAATGGATACTTTGAGGATGCAG GCTACCTCAAGTGTGACACAGATGATGCCTCTGAAACCCGTGAGGAGAGCCTGAGAGATGAGGCCTTCGACACGGTCAACTCCTCCATTGTGTCTGGCGAAAGCATCCGCTTTTTTGTCAACGTCAACCTCGAGGTGCAGCCTACCCAGTCTG AGAGTGAATCACCTGGCGGCTATGGGCTCCTACACACCTCCCGCAAG TACCTGAAGTTAAAGAACTTTGAGGAAGAGATCCGTGCACACCGGGACTTAGATGGCTTCCTGGCACGGGCCAGAATCATCCTGGACGAAACGGCCACCTCCCTGGATGACGTGCTGCGGGCTATGCTGTCCCGCTTAGCCCAAGACCCCTACAACACGGAGCCAGACTGCAACCTGGACCTGCTCACGGCCATGCTCTTCACTGACGCAGGGGCTCCCATGGAGGGCAAAG TTCACCTGCTGTCGGACACCATCCAAGGGGTCACTGCCACAGTAACGGGGGTACAATACCAGCAGTCATGGATCTGCATCCT cTGTACCTCCAAGGCCCTGCTGAGGCGACACGTGTGCATCAGCCGCCTGGACCGCCCACAGAACTGGGGGGAGAATTCCTGTGAGGTGCGGTTTGTCATCCTGGTGCTGGCCCCACCCAAGATG AAAAGCACCAAGACCGCCACTGAAGTGGGGCGCACATTTGCCACCATGATGTTAGACATCACTTTCCGCCAGAAGCTCCTGAAGACCCGCACAGAGGAGGAATTCAAAGAGGCCCTGGTCCATCAGAGACAGCTGCTCACCGTAATGAGCCACTGTCCGAGTATcagcatggactacagcacaagCTCCATCTGCATCGTCAGACACCCACAG CCCCCAAGGCAGAAGGACTTCCTCCCCATGGGGAAGGGCATCCAGGAGGACATCGCCCGCAGGTTCCCCGTGTACCCTCTGGACTTCACCGACG GCATCATCGGGAAAAACAAGGCTGTGGGCAAATACATCACCACCACCCTGTTCCTCTACTTCGCCTGCCTTCTGCCCACGATTGCTTTTGGGTCCCTCAATGATGAGAACACAAATGGAGCCATCG ACGTGCAGAAGACCGTGGCCGGGCAGGGCATCGGAGGCCTCCTGTACGCGCTCTTCTCTGGGCAGCCACTGGTGGTGCTGCTGACGACCGCGCCCCTGGCCCTCTACATCAACG TGATCCGTGGCATCTGCGATGACTATAATCTGGACTTCAGTACCTTCTATGCGTGGACAGGCCTGTGGAACAGTTTCTTCCTCACGCTTTATGCCCTCTTCAACCTCAGCCTGGTCATGAGTCTTTTCAAGAG GTCAACAGAGGAGATCATTGCCTTGTTCATTTCTATCACGTTCGTCCTAGATGCTATCAAGGGCACAGTCAAAA TCTTCCAGAAGTACTACTATGGCCATGACACTGCACTCTTCAAAGATGAGCCCTCCTTGGTGAGCCTGCTGGGCCTCAACAGTAGcctccacactgccctcaacaccAGCTTTCTGACCAGCCCACCGGAGCTAACTTCAACGGGCAGCCAGGACCCCGAGCCCCTGGCCCGGGATACggctgtgctcagccttcttatcaTGCTGGGCACGCTCTGGCTGAGCTACACCCTCTACCAGTTGAAGAAGAG CCCCTACCTGAACCCCTATGTGCGTGAGCTCCTGTCAGACTGCGCCTTGCCCATTTCGGTGCTTACCTTCTCTCTCATCTCTTCCTACGGCTTCCAGGAGATTAAGA TGGTCAAGTTTCGCTACAGCCCGAGTAACAGCCTGTTCGAGATAGCCGAGATGCACTCGCTATCCCTGGTGGCCATCAGCAGCGCCATGGGCCTCGGCTTCCTCCTCTCCATGCTCTTCTTCATAGAGCAGAACCTGGTGGCTGCCTTGGCCAACGCCCCACAGAACAG GCTGGTGAAGGGCACTGCCTACCACTGGGACCTCCTGCTCATCGCCATCATCAATACTGGGCTGTCTCTGTTTGGGCTGCCCTGGATCCACGCTGCCTACCCCCACTCCCTGCTGCACGTGCGAGCACTGGCTTTGGTGGAGGAGCATGTGGAGAACGGGCACATTTACGAGAC GATTGTGAACGTGAAGGAGACACGGCTGACCTCCCTGGGTGCCAGCATCCTGGTGGGCTtctccctcctgctgctgcccttCCCACTACAGTGGATCCCCAAGCCTGTGCTCTACGGCCTCTTCCTCTACCTCGCGCTCACCTCCATCGACGGCAACCAGCTGTTTCAGCGCATGGTGCTGCTGCTCAAGGACCAG ACGTCATACCCACCCACCCACTACATCCGGAGGGTGCCCCAGAGGAAGATCCACTACTTCACAGGCCTGCAggtcctgcagctgctgctgctctgtgccTTTGGCATGAGCCCACTGCTCTACATGAAGATGGTCTTTCCCCTCATCATGATTGCCATGATCCCCATTCG CTACAACGTGCTGCCCCAAATCATTGAAGCCAAGTACTTGGATGCCATGGATGCTGAACACTGA